AAGTCCGACGCCATGCCCGGCAGCTTCAACTCTCCGTGCAGCGGCTTGTCGGACACGCACAGAAGCGTGCCGTAGGGCACGCGGAAGCGGAAGCCATTGGCCGCGATCGTCGCGCTTTCCATATCCAGCGCGATGGCCCGCGACAGCGACAGCCGGTGCACCGGGCCGGACTGATCGCGCAGTTCCCAGTTGCGGTTGTCGATGGTGGCGACGGTGCCGGTGCGCATGATGCGCTTCAGCTCATAGCCCTGAAGCTGGGTCACCTCCTCCACGGCCTGTTCGAGCGAGGTCTGGATCTCGGCCAGCGCGGGGATCGGCACCCAGACGGGCAGATCGTCGTCCAGAACGTGATCCTCGCGCAGATAGGCATGGGCCAGCACGAAATCGCCGAGGTTCTGGCTGTTGCGCAGGCCCGCGCAATGGCCGACCATCAGCCATGCATGCGGGCGCAGGACGGCGATATGGTCGGTCGCGGTCTTGGCGTTCGACGGGCCGACGCCGATGTTCACCAGCGTGATGCCCTGACCATCGGCGCGCTTCAGGTGATAGGCGGGCATCTGGGGTAGGCGCGCCAGCGGGGTGATCGGCTGATCGGCGGCGGTGATCTCTTGGTTGCCGGGGGCGACGAAGGCGGTGTAGCCGTCGCGACCCAGCATCTGACGGGCGAAGGATTCGAACTCGTCCACATAGAACTGGTAGTTCGTGAAGAGGACGTGGTTCTGGAAATGCCCGGCATTCGTCGCCGTGTAATGGGCAAGCCGCGCGAGCGAGTAATCCACCCGCTGCGCCGTGAACGGGGCCAGCGGCGCCTCTCCGCCCGGAAGGGTGCGCGCGCCGTTCACGATGTCGTCGCCCGTGGTGTTCAGATCCGGCACGTCGAACATGTCGCGCAGCGCGAAATCCAGAACGCCTTCTTGCGGGATCAGCACGGACGGATTGCCCGCCAGCGCGAAATGCAGCGGCATGGGCGTCGTGGACACCCCGATCCGCACCGGCACGCCGTGATTCTGGATCAGCAATTCGATCTGCTGGATCAGGTAATTCTCGAACAGGTCGGGGCGGGTGATGGTCGCGACATAGGTGCCGGGATCGGCGACGTAACCGAAGGCGAGGCGGCTGTCCACGCGGGTGAAGCTGTTCGTCGTCATGCGCACTTCGGGATAGAAGGCGCGGATCCGCCCCTCGCTCCGCCGCCCTTGGATCACCTCGGCGAATTGCTGGGCAAGGAATTCGGCGGAAAGATCGTACAGTTCCCGCAGACGGGCCACGGCCTCCCGCGCATCCATGAAGTTGGTCGGAGCAGGAACGTCGGGGGTGTGGATCGTCTCGTGCATATCAGGTCCTTTTCGGTCGAAGATAACGACAACCGCGGCCCAGACAAGCTGCCGCCTGCAGGAGAGGGAAAGATCCTGCAGGCGGCTGGGGACAAGCCTGTGACGGGAACGACATGCGATGGGGACGCAAGCGGTCACTGGCTTCGGGGGATGAACCTACGGAAACGCCCCCGGTTCCACGTTTTGTTTTCACGGATGCGTGATCGGAACAAAAGGTGCGGCCGACGACTTCCAGAAGGGATTTCTTGCGGAGGATCCCATGGACTATCCCAAACCCCCATTCCCGAAACAGAGCCAGACGCTTCCCGGTGACAGCCGCCAGATGCAGCCCGTCCCCGATTGCGGCGAGACGAGCTACAAGGGCAGCGGACGGCTGAAGGGCAAGGTCGCCCTGATCACCGGCGGCGACAGCGGCATCGGCCGCGCCGTCGCCATCGCCTATGCCCGCGAGGGCGCGGATGTGGCGATCTGCTATCTGTCCGAAACCGAAGAGGCCAAGGACACCGTCCGCCTGATCGAGGCCGAGGGCCGCCGGGCGCTGGCGATCGAGGCCGATATCGGCACGCCCAGCACCTGCCGCGACGTGATCCAGCGCATGGTGGATCATTTCGGCTGGATCGACATCCTCGTGAACAACGCCGCCCATCAGATGATGTTCGACGACATCCTCGACATCCGCGATGCCGAATGGGATCTGACCTTCCGGGTCAACATCCATGCGATGTTCTGGCTGATCAAGGCCTCGCTGCCGCATATGAAACCGGGGGCGTCGATCATCAACACCGCCTCCATCAATTCGGACAAGCCGAAGCCGGGGCTGCTGGCCTATGCCACGACGAAGGGCGCGATCCAGAACTTCACCAACGGTCTGGCGCAGATGCTGGCCCCGCGCGGCATCCGGGTGAACTGCGTGGCGCCGGGCCCGGTCTGGACGCCGTTCATCCCGTCCTCCATGCCCGCCGACAAGGTGGCCGATTTCGGAAAGGAAACGCCGATGGGCCGCCCGGGCCAACCGGCCGAACTGGCGACCGCCTATGTCATGCTGGCGGAATCGGGGTCGAGCTTCACCACCGCCGCGACCGTGGCCGTCACCGGCGGCATGCCGATGATGTGATGGGCCTTACGCCTCGATGATGCAGGAAAGGCGGCAGGTGCCTTCCTCGATCCGGATATCGCCGGCATCGGGGAAGGGACCGCCATCGCCGAAATCGAGCGCGATGCGGAGCGTTCCCGCCGCAAAGGGCCACCGCGCCACGAGCGAGCGCGGCCCCGCGCGCGTGATCTCCGGATCGCCCGCCCGCCCCGAGGTCATCAGCGGCACGATCCGGTCCTGCCGGAAGGCGAGCAGGCGGCGCGTCAGATCGCGCCATGCGGCCATCGCCCCCGGATCGCCGCGATAGGGACGGCTTCGTTCATACGTTTCCTCGGACATGGGATCGGGAAACTCCTTCACGCCCGGAAACTCGGCATGGCGGCCCTTGCGCGTCGCCTCGGCCAGATCGCCCGTGAAATCGGCGAAGAATTGGAACGGCGCGGTTTCGCCCGCCTCTTCGCCCATGAACAGCATCGGCACGAAGGGGCCGAGCAGCAGCAGCGCATGCGCCACCTTCACCGCATCGGGGTCCGCCAGCGCCAGAAGCCGTTCGCCCTTGGCGCGGTTGCCGGTCTGGTCGTGGTTCTGGTTGAAATTGACGAAGGCGTGCCACGGCAGATCGCAGGACCGCTCGCCCCGGCCCGTCTTTTGCGGCGGGCGCGGCTGCCCCTGTTCCACGAAGCCGCATTCGAGCGAGAGGCACAGATCCTCGAACGGGGCCGGGCCGAAGCTGGAATAGTAATCCTGCGTCTCGCCGGTCAGCAGGACGTGGATGCAATGGTGATAATCGTCGTTCCATTCGCCGTCATAGGGGCCGTTCTCATCGTGCAGGCGCGTGATGTTGCGGTTGTCCTCGGTCGTCAGGTGGATGGGGCGGTCGAAGCCCCCGTCGCGGATCGCTTGGCCGAGTTCCACCATAAACTCCGGCTCGCCCTGATCGCGGATCTGGTCGATCGCATCGAAGCGGAACCCATCGAGGTTGTATTCCCGCAGCCAGTGCAGCGCATTGCCGATGAAGAAGCGGCGAACGGCGGGTTCGTCGAAGGCGATGGCCGCGCCCCAGGGGGTCGCGATTTCGGGATGGAAGAAGCTGGGCGCAACCTGCCCGATCCACGCCCCGTCCGGCCCGAAATGGTTGTAGACGACATCGAGGATCACGCTGATCCCGGCCCGGTGCGCCGCATCGACGAAGGCGCGCATATCGGCGGGCGTTCCATAGGACGGATGCGGCGCCCAAGGCAGCACACCGTCATAGCCCCAGCCCCGCGCGCCGGGGAACTGGCCCACGGGCATCAGCTCCACCATCGTCACGCCCAGCGCGGCCAGTTCCTCCATCCGCGCGGCGGCAGCGGCAAAGGTGCCTTCGGGGGTGAACAGGCCGACATGGATTTCGAGGATGACCGTCTCCTCCCACGGGCGTCCGTCCCATGGGTGGAAATCATGGGCGGGATCGACCAGCACGGAATCGGCATGCACGTCGCCGGCCTGCGCCCGCGATGCCGGATCGGGGATCGCGACATCGCCGATCCGCAGGCGGTAGGTGTCGCCGGCCTTCGCCTCGGCCTCGGCCCGGTGCCAGCCATCGGCCTCGGCGCTCATCGGAACGACGCGGCCGCCGATCTCCACCGCCACATCGGCGGCATCGGGCGACCAGAGCGCGAAGCTCCACCGGCCTGGTTCCACCTGTTCCGCACCCCACTCGTACTGCCGCATCGCTGTCTCCGCCTGAACCGAAGGAACAAGCGCGGTGCGGCCCGTAGGTTCCCGATCAGCCCCCGACGGGGATGCCGCCATTGGGGTGCAGCACCTGCCCGGTCATGTAGCTGCCATCGCGGCAGGCAAGGAACAGATAGGCCGGTGCCACTTCGTTCGGCTGGCCCGGACGCTTCATCGGCACATCGAGGCCGAAGGCGTCCACGTCCTCGGCGGGCATCGTCTCGCCGATGAGCGGGGTCCAGATCGGTCCGGGGGCGACGCCGTTCACGCGGATGCCCTTGTCGGCAAGGCTGGCCGCCAGCGCACGCAAGAAGCCCAGCTCCGCCCCCTTGGTCGCGGAATAGTCGATGAGGTACTTGTGCCCGCGATAGGCGTTCACCGAGGTGGTGAAGATCAGCGCGGCGCCCTCGGTCATCTTCTCCAGCCCCGCTTGGGCCAGCCACATGTACCCGAAGACGTTGGTGGCGAAGATCTTCTCGATCCATTCCGGATCGACCTTGGTGAAATCGGGCTCGGATTTCTGCACGCCGGCATTGCAGACCAGCACGTCCAGCCGCCCGAAATGCGCGATCGTCTTCGCCACGGCGTCAAAGCAACTCTCGCGCGAGGTGGAATCGAGATGCAGCAGCAGCACCTCGGCCCCCGCCTCCTGCACCTCGCGGGCGACATCCTCGCCCTCCTCGCGGCTGGAATGGTAGGTGACGACGACCTTCGCGCCCTCGGCGGCGTAAAGGCGCGCCACGGCCCGGCCGATCCCCGACGAGGACCCCGAGATGAAGCAGACCTGATCCTTCAGCCGGCCCGAACCGGCGAAATGGGGGGTGAAGTCGGCGGGTGCGTTGCGATCCATGGCGAGCGTCCTTTGTGCTGTTGCCGGATCAGCGCCCAGCGCGGCGGAAGGTTCCCCCATGGAAGTCACGCCAGCGAGAGCCATATGAGAGCACGACGCAACAACCATACGCAGCCCCATGACCGACCCGCTCGCCCCACTGGCCGCATCCCCCGATCATTACGCGCTTTTCCTCGATATCGACGGATGCCTGATCGACCTTGCCCCCACCCCCGACGGGATCGTGGTGCCGGACGGTTTGCCCGAGACATTGGCGCGGCTGTCCGGCCGGATGGGCGGCGCGCTGGCGCTGGTCACGGGCCGTAAGACGGAGTGGGTGGACGCCACCTTCGGGCGTGCCTTCCCCATGGCCGGACTGCACGGTTTCGAACGGCGGCGCGCCGACGGCTCGGTGCAGGAGGTTCCGGTGCCCCCCGGCCTCGATCTGGCGCGGGACCGGCTGGCGCGGTTCGCGCACGAGCCCGGCCTCGTGCTGGAGGATAAGGGCATCGCCGTCGCCGTCCATTACCGTCAGGCCCCCGCCCGCCGCGCCGAGGTGGAACAGGCCATGGCCGCCCTCGCCGCCGAGATCGGCCCGGCATGGGAACTGCAATCGGGCAAGAGCGTCGTCGAACTGCGCCCCGCCGGGGCCAGCAAGGGTGCCGCCGTCCGCGCCTTTCTTCAGGAAGAGCCGTTCCGCGGCCGCATCCCCGTCACCATCGGCGATGACGTGACCGACGAGACGATGTTCCCCGTCGCCAACGCCATGGGGGGCCTGTCCATCCGCATCGCCGATCCCTCCGAACCCACCGAAGCGCGGGCGCATCTTCCTTCGCCCGCCGCGCTTCGGGCCTGCCTTGAAAGGATCGCCGCATGGGCCGCATGATCGTCGTCTCCAACCGTGTGCCACTGCCGGACAAGGAGGGGCGCATGCCGGCGGGCGGGCTTGCCGTGGCCGTGCATGCCGCCTTGCAGGACAGCGGAGGCATCTGGTTCGGCTGGTCCGGCCAATCGGTGCCCGAAGGCGACCCCGGCCCCGTATCGCGCCGCAGTCACGGGACCATCGACTATGTCCTGACCGACCTGTCGGACCGCGACATGGACGAATATTACAGCGGCTTCGCCAATCGGGTGCTCTGGCCGCTGTTCCACTGCCGGATCGACCTTGCCGAATACTCCCGCCGCGACAAGGAGGGGTATTTCCGGGTGAACCGCATGTTCGCCGACCGCCTGATGCCCCTGATCGAACCCGATGACATCATCTGGGTGCACGACTATCACCTGATCCCGCTGGCCGAGGAGTTGCGCCGCCGCGGCGTGACCAACCGCATCGGCTTCTTCCTGCATATCCCATGGCCGCCCGCCGACATCCTGTTCGCGATGCCGATCTACGATCAGATCCTGAAGGGGCTGTCGGCCTACGATCTGGTGGGCTTCCAGACAGACCACGATCTCGACAACTACATCTCCTGCCTGATCCGCGAGGGCGTGGGCGACCGGGTGGAGGAGGGCACGCGGCCCGACCCGTCGCGCGCAACGCTGTCGGCCTATGGGCGCACCTTCCGGGCGCGCACCTTCGGCATCGGGATCGAAACGCGCGATTTCGCCGAACTCGCCGCCGCATCCACCGAAACGGAGGCGGTGACGGATATGCGCCGCTCGCTGGCCGGGCGCGATCTGATCATCGGGGTGGACCGGCTGGATTATTCCAAGGGCATCCCCCAGCGCATCCTCGGGTTCGAACGCTTCCTCGATCTGAACCCGGACCGCGCGGGCCATGTCACGCTGCTGCAGATCGCGCCCTCCTCGCGGTCCGAGGTTCCCGAGTACCGGGACATGCAATCCGAGGTGGAGGCGCTGGCGGGGCATGTGAACGGCACCCGCGGCCGGATCGACTGGACGCCGATCCGCTATGTGAACCAGTCGGTCGAGCGTGGCGCGCTGGCGGGCCTTTACCGCGAGGCGCGGGTCGGGCTGGTGACGCCGCTGCGCGACGGCATGAACCTCGTGGCCAAGGAATACGTGGCGGCGCAGAACCCCGACGATCCGGGCGTTCTGGTGCTCTCGCGCTTTGCCGGGGCTGCGCGCGAATTGAAGGGCGCGGTCCTCTGCAACCCCTATGACAGCGAGCAGACGGCCCGCGCCATCGAATGGGCCTTGTCCATGACGCTGGAGGAACGGCGCGACCGTTGGCGCGGCATGATGGATTACCTGCTGGCCAACGACATCCAGACGTGGTGCAGATCCTATCTGCAGGCGCTGGCGGATACGGCGCCGGACAGGGGGACGCGATGACCATCTACATCCTGAACGGGCCGAACCTGAACCTGCTGGGCCAGCGCCAGCCCGAGATCTACGGCCACGACACCTTGGCCGATGTGGAGCGGCGCTGCACGGATCTGGCGGCGCGCCTCGGGCTGACGGTGCGGATGCTGCAATCGAACCACGAGGGCCAGTTGATCGATTGGATCCACGAGGCGCGGGCCGCAGCGCAGGGCATCGTCATCAATGCCGGGGCCTATACCCACACGTCGATCGCGATCCTCGATGCGCTCAAGGCCTTCGACGGCCCGGTGATCGAACTGCACATCTCCAACGTCCATGCGCGCGAGAGCTTCCGCCACCACTCCTATATCAGCGCCCGCGCCGATGGGGTGATGGCGGGATTCGGCACGCAGGGCTATGAGCTGGCGCTGCTGCGCATGCAGCGCATTCTGGGCGATGCCGTGACCACGACATGATGTCGCGCCCCCGGGCTTTTTGGGCCCGCGGGGGGACATCGCGCTTGACCCGGTGGCAGGCGCACCATATCCGAACGTTCGTATGGCTATTTTTCGGCCGGGGGAACGGATTTGGGACGCAAGCGCACGATCGACCGGAACGTGACGATGGAAGCGATCGAAACCGTCGTGCGCGAGCAGGGCGTGGCGGGCCTGTCGATCGAGGCGGTGGCCCGGGCGGCGGGGATCAGCAAATCCAGCGTCGTCTATGATTTCGCATCCAAGGATGCGCTTCTGGCCGCCTTCGTGCGCCAGCGGCTGGAGCGCAAGCGCGCCGAACTCGACGATGCCGCCAAGGCCCATGCGGGCCGTCCCAATGCCTATCTGCACGGCATCCTCGACCGGTGCACCCAAACCCCTTCGGACGAAGATATCTCCTGCGCCATGGCGATCACCGCCAGCCTTTCGGGCAACAGCGCCTGCCGCGAGATGATGGGCGAGCGTTTCGCCGAAGATCTGGGCCGCGTTCTGAGCGAGGCCGACGATCCCGGCCGCGCACGATTGGCCTGGGTGGCGCTGCATGGCATCATGTCGCTCGAATATCTCGGTTTCCATACCTTCCCGCCGGACGAACGCGGGCAGCTTCTGGCCGACATCTCCGCCTTCCTGTCGGCCCCGACGACCAAGACCTGATCCTCCCCCTCCTCACCTTCCCCCAACAGGTTCCTCCCCATGACACGTCTTCGCATCGCCGCATTGGCAGTCCTGGCCCTCGCCACTACCGCCGAGGCGCAACAGGGCGGCCAGATGCCGCCCACCCCCGTCTCCTATGTCGAGGTTCAGCCCGAAGCGCTGCCGGTCGTGAACGACCTGCCCGGCCGCATCGCCGCCACCCGCACCGCCGAGGTCCGCCCCCGCGTCGGCGGCATCGTCATCGAACGCGTCTTCGAACAGGGCGGCATGGTGGAGGCGGGGGACGTGCTCTTCCGCCTCGATCCCGCGCCCTTCCGCGTGCAGGTCGCAAGCGCCCAAGGCACGTTGGCCCGCGCCAAGGCGGCCCAGCAGAACGCGCGCAGCGAAGCCGACCGCCAGCAGGAATTGCGCCAGCGCAACGCCTCGTCGGGGCAGGCCTACGACACCGCGGTCAGCGCGCTGGCGCAGGCCGATGCCGATGTCGCCGTCGCCGAAGCCCAGCTTCAGGAAGCGCAACTGAACCTCGATTACACCGAGGTGCGGGCGCCCATCTCCGGCCGGATCGGCCGCGCCACCCTGACCGAAGGCGCGCTGGTGGCGGCGCAGGCGGATGTGATGGCGACGATCCAGCAACTCGATCCCGTCTATGCCGACTTCACGCAATCCACCTCGGAGGTGCTGTCGCTGCGCCGCGCGATGGCTGCGGGCCGTCTGGCCGCCACCGCTCCCGGCGAGGCGCAGGTGAAGCTGCTCTTCGACGATGGCAGCGCCTACGATCAGACAGGCCGTCTTCTGTTCTCCGAAGCGACGGTCGATCCGCTGACGGGTCAGGTCACGCTTCGGGCCGAGTTTCCCAATCCCGACGGCTATCTGCTGCCCGGCCTCTATGTCCGCGTTCAGGTGGAACAGGCCCTGCGCGACAATGCGCTTGCCGTGCCGCAGATGGCCGTGCAGCGCGCCCAAAGCGGCGAGACCAGCGTCTTCGTCATCGCCGACGGCGATGTGGCCGAGGCCCGGCCCGTCACACTGGGCGATGTCGTCGATGGCCGCTGGATCGTGACGGACGGGCTGCAACCCGGCGACCGCGTGGTGGTGGAAGGGGCGCAGAAGCTGCGACCCGACGCCCCCGTGGCCCCCGAACCCTATGATCCCGGCGGTGCGGATGCGGATGACGCCCCCGCGCCGCAATCGGCGGACTGAGGCCGGTCATGTCGCAATTCTTCATCAATCGCCCG
This DNA window, taken from Falsirhodobacter algicola, encodes the following:
- a CDS encoding SDR family oxidoreductase, which gives rise to MDYPKPPFPKQSQTLPGDSRQMQPVPDCGETSYKGSGRLKGKVALITGGDSGIGRAVAIAYAREGADVAICYLSETEEAKDTVRLIEAEGRRALAIEADIGTPSTCRDVIQRMVDHFGWIDILVNNAAHQMMFDDILDIRDAEWDLTFRVNIHAMFWLIKASLPHMKPGASIINTASINSDKPKPGLLAYATTKGAIQNFTNGLAQMLAPRGIRVNCVAPGPVWTPFIPSSMPADKVADFGKETPMGRPGQPAELATAYVMLAESGSSFTTAATVAVTGGMPMM
- the otsA gene encoding alpha,alpha-trehalose-phosphate synthase (UDP-forming), which translates into the protein MGRMIVVSNRVPLPDKEGRMPAGGLAVAVHAALQDSGGIWFGWSGQSVPEGDPGPVSRRSHGTIDYVLTDLSDRDMDEYYSGFANRVLWPLFHCRIDLAEYSRRDKEGYFRVNRMFADRLMPLIEPDDIIWVHDYHLIPLAEELRRRGVTNRIGFFLHIPWPPADILFAMPIYDQILKGLSAYDLVGFQTDHDLDNYISCLIREGVGDRVEEGTRPDPSRATLSAYGRTFRARTFGIGIETRDFAELAAASTETEAVTDMRRSLAGRDLIIGVDRLDYSKGIPQRILGFERFLDLNPDRAGHVTLLQIAPSSRSEVPEYRDMQSEVEALAGHVNGTRGRIDWTPIRYVNQSVERGALAGLYREARVGLVTPLRDGMNLVAKEYVAAQNPDDPGVLVLSRFAGAARELKGAVLCNPYDSEQTARAIEWALSMTLEERRDRWRGMMDYLLANDIQTWCRSYLQALADTAPDRGTR
- a CDS encoding efflux RND transporter periplasmic adaptor subunit; protein product: MTRLRIAALAVLALATTAEAQQGGQMPPTPVSYVEVQPEALPVVNDLPGRIAATRTAEVRPRVGGIVIERVFEQGGMVEAGDVLFRLDPAPFRVQVASAQGTLARAKAAQQNARSEADRQQELRQRNASSGQAYDTAVSALAQADADVAVAEAQLQEAQLNLDYTEVRAPISGRIGRATLTEGALVAAQADVMATIQQLDPVYADFTQSTSEVLSLRRAMAAGRLAATAPGEAQVKLLFDDGSAYDQTGRLLFSEATVDPLTGQVTLRAEFPNPDGYLLPGLYVRVQVEQALRDNALAVPQMAVQRAQSGETSVFVIADGDVAEARPVTLGDVVDGRWIVTDGLQPGDRVVVEGAQKLRPDAPVAPEPYDPGGADADDAPAPQSAD
- the otsB gene encoding trehalose-phosphatase, translating into MTDPLAPLAASPDHYALFLDIDGCLIDLAPTPDGIVVPDGLPETLARLSGRMGGALALVTGRKTEWVDATFGRAFPMAGLHGFERRRADGSVQEVPVPPGLDLARDRLARFAHEPGLVLEDKGIAVAVHYRQAPARRAEVEQAMAALAAEIGPAWELQSGKSVVELRPAGASKGAAVRAFLQEEPFRGRIPVTIGDDVTDETMFPVANAMGGLSIRIADPSEPTEARAHLPSPAALRACLERIAAWAA
- the treZ gene encoding malto-oligosyltrehalose trehalohydrolase, whose amino-acid sequence is MRQYEWGAEQVEPGRWSFALWSPDAADVAVEIGGRVVPMSAEADGWHRAEAEAKAGDTYRLRIGDVAIPDPASRAQAGDVHADSVLVDPAHDFHPWDGRPWEETVILEIHVGLFTPEGTFAAAAARMEELAALGVTMVELMPVGQFPGARGWGYDGVLPWAPHPSYGTPADMRAFVDAAHRAGISVILDVVYNHFGPDGAWIGQVAPSFFHPEIATPWGAAIAFDEPAVRRFFIGNALHWLREYNLDGFRFDAIDQIRDQGEPEFMVELGQAIRDGGFDRPIHLTTEDNRNITRLHDENGPYDGEWNDDYHHCIHVLLTGETQDYYSSFGPAPFEDLCLSLECGFVEQGQPRPPQKTGRGERSCDLPWHAFVNFNQNHDQTGNRAKGERLLALADPDAVKVAHALLLLGPFVPMLFMGEEAGETAPFQFFADFTGDLAEATRKGRHAEFPGVKEFPDPMSEETYERSRPYRGDPGAMAAWRDLTRRLLAFRQDRIVPLMTSGRAGDPEITRAGPRSLVARWPFAAGTLRIALDFGDGGPFPDAGDIRIEEGTCRLSCIIEA
- a CDS encoding TetR/AcrR family transcriptional regulator, with the translated sequence MGRKRTIDRNVTMEAIETVVREQGVAGLSIEAVARAAGISKSSVVYDFASKDALLAAFVRQRLERKRAELDDAAKAHAGRPNAYLHGILDRCTQTPSDEDISCAMAITASLSGNSACREMMGERFAEDLGRVLSEADDPGRARLAWVALHGIMSLEYLGFHTFPPDERGQLLADISAFLSAPTTKT
- a CDS encoding SDR family oxidoreductase; translated protein: MDRNAPADFTPHFAGSGRLKDQVCFISGSSSGIGRAVARLYAAEGAKVVVTYHSSREEGEDVAREVQEAGAEVLLLHLDSTSRESCFDAVAKTIAHFGRLDVLVCNAGVQKSEPDFTKVDPEWIEKIFATNVFGYMWLAQAGLEKMTEGAALIFTTSVNAYRGHKYLIDYSATKGAELGFLRALAASLADKGIRVNGVAPGPIWTPLIGETMPAEDVDAFGLDVPMKRPGQPNEVAPAYLFLACRDGSYMTGQVLHPNGGIPVGG
- a CDS encoding AMP nucleosidase; amino-acid sequence: MHETIHTPDVPAPTNFMDAREAVARLRELYDLSAEFLAQQFAEVIQGRRSEGRIRAFYPEVRMTTNSFTRVDSRLAFGYVADPGTYVATITRPDLFENYLIQQIELLIQNHGVPVRIGVSTTPMPLHFALAGNPSVLIPQEGVLDFALRDMFDVPDLNTTGDDIVNGARTLPGGEAPLAPFTAQRVDYSLARLAHYTATNAGHFQNHVLFTNYQFYVDEFESFARQMLGRDGYTAFVAPGNQEITAADQPITPLARLPQMPAYHLKRADGQGITLVNIGVGPSNAKTATDHIAVLRPHAWLMVGHCAGLRNSQNLGDFVLAHAYLREDHVLDDDLPVWVPIPALAEIQTSLEQAVEEVTQLQGYELKRIMRTGTVATIDNRNWELRDQSGPVHRLSLSRAIALDMESATIAANGFRFRVPYGTLLCVSDKPLHGELKLPGMASDFYRTQVSRHLMIGIRAMEKLRDMPIERIHSRKLRSFDETAFL
- the aroQ gene encoding type II 3-dehydroquinate dehydratase, coding for MTIYILNGPNLNLLGQRQPEIYGHDTLADVERRCTDLAARLGLTVRMLQSNHEGQLIDWIHEARAAAQGIVINAGAYTHTSIAILDALKAFDGPVIELHISNVHARESFRHHSYISARADGVMAGFGTQGYELALLRMQRILGDAVTTT